The proteins below come from a single Stenotrophomonas lactitubi genomic window:
- a CDS encoding PadR family transcriptional regulator, translated as MGRSPSPRNRTDDAAVPRRNGQPRVLSRGDLRLLVLALIGEQPRHGYELMQHISTMFMQAYTPSAGTMYPLLASFEQAGWVASEEVDGRRVFRITTAGEFELKVQRTQVRLAQRRAFDRAREITKASLPAPLAAALREFKLALVHHHGRWADGEAEQVAALLSRASALMNGQASNVSSPFSTTQPD; from the coding sequence ATGGGCCGATCCCCCTCCCCCAGGAACCGCACCGACGATGCCGCGGTACCCCGCCGCAACGGCCAGCCGCGCGTGCTCAGCCGTGGCGACCTGCGCCTGCTGGTGCTGGCGCTGATCGGCGAGCAGCCGCGCCACGGCTACGAGTTGATGCAGCACATCAGCACCATGTTCATGCAGGCCTACACCCCCAGTGCCGGCACCATGTACCCGCTGCTGGCCAGCTTCGAGCAGGCTGGCTGGGTGGCGTCGGAAGAGGTGGACGGCCGCCGTGTGTTCCGCATCACCACTGCCGGCGAGTTCGAGCTGAAGGTGCAGCGCACCCAGGTGCGATTGGCGCAGCGACGCGCGTTCGACCGCGCCCGCGAGATCACCAAGGCCTCGCTGCCGGCGCCGCTGGCCGCTGCGCTGCGCGAGTTCAAGCTGGCGCTGGTGCACCACCACGGGCGCTGGGCCGACGGCGAAGCCGAGCAGGTCGCCGCGCTGCTGTCGCGTGCGTCGGCGCTGATGAATGGCCAGGCCAGCAACGTGTCCTCTCCCTTTTCTACGACCCAGCCAGACTGA
- a CDS encoding malonic semialdehyde reductase, whose product MSHALDAAALDQLFRTARTQNAFLDKPVEDAQLHALYDLLKWGPTAANGSPARFVFVKSAEAKAKLAPALSEGNHNKTLAAPVTVIVAFDQDFHEKLPYLFPHTDAKAWFDGPREGRHEGAFRNGSLQGGYLILAARALGLDAGPMSGFDNAKVDEAFFAGTSIKSNFLVNLGYGDDSGLFPRLPRLSFDEAARIA is encoded by the coding sequence ATGTCCCACGCGCTCGACGCTGCTGCACTGGACCAGTTGTTCCGCACCGCCCGTACCCAGAACGCCTTCCTCGACAAGCCTGTCGAAGACGCGCAGTTGCACGCCCTGTACGACCTGCTGAAGTGGGGCCCGACCGCCGCCAACGGCAGCCCGGCGCGCTTCGTGTTCGTGAAGTCGGCCGAAGCCAAGGCCAAGCTCGCACCGGCGCTGTCCGAAGGCAACCACAACAAGACCCTGGCCGCCCCGGTCACCGTCATCGTGGCCTTCGACCAGGACTTCCACGAGAAGCTGCCGTACCTGTTCCCGCACACCGATGCCAAGGCCTGGTTCGACGGCCCGCGCGAAGGCCGCCATGAAGGCGCGTTCCGCAACGGCAGCCTGCAGGGCGGTTACCTGATCCTGGCCGCGCGCGCGCTGGGCCTGGATGCCGGCCCGATGTCCGGCTTCGACAACGCCAAGGTCGATGAAGCCTTCTTCGCCGGCACCAGCATCAAGTCGAATTTCCTGGTCAACCTGGGGTACGGTGACGATTCGGGCCTGTTCCCCCGTCTGCCGCGTCTGTCGTTCGACGAAGCGGCGCGCATCGCGTAA
- a CDS encoding siderophore-interacting protein, with amino-acid sequence MTEHHNSRLRLDVRFRELTVLRTETVTPHMRRIVLGGDDLAGFDSPGADDHIKLFFPNASGEMVLPVLTAEGRSYPDGKQPSPARDYTPRWWDHETGELAIDFVLHDQGIAGPWAERAQAGDTLLIGGPRGSFVVADSYDAYVLIGDETALPAIARWLDVLPEGAQVQAYIEVADEDERQDLPQYENVRIHWLERNGFPAASSTLLEDMLTDFEAPDGDAFYWIATESRRARMMRKFIEGHLGVPRDWIRSTGYWKAHPDEQDGD; translated from the coding sequence ATGACCGAACATCACAACTCGCGACTGCGCCTGGATGTGCGCTTCCGTGAACTGACGGTGCTGCGCACCGAGACCGTCACCCCGCACATGCGCCGCATCGTGCTGGGCGGCGACGACCTGGCCGGCTTCGATTCGCCCGGCGCCGACGACCACATCAAGCTGTTCTTCCCCAACGCCAGCGGCGAGATGGTGCTGCCGGTGCTGACCGCCGAGGGCCGCAGCTACCCCGACGGCAAGCAGCCGTCGCCGGCACGCGACTACACCCCGCGCTGGTGGGACCACGAAACCGGCGAGCTGGCCATCGACTTCGTGCTGCACGACCAGGGCATCGCCGGGCCGTGGGCCGAGCGCGCGCAGGCCGGCGACACGCTGCTGATCGGCGGCCCGCGCGGTTCGTTCGTGGTGGCCGACAGCTACGACGCCTATGTGCTGATTGGCGATGAAACCGCGCTGCCGGCCATCGCCCGCTGGCTGGACGTGCTGCCCGAGGGCGCGCAGGTGCAGGCGTACATCGAAGTGGCCGACGAGGACGAGCGCCAGGATCTGCCGCAGTACGAGAACGTGCGCATCCACTGGCTGGAGCGCAATGGCTTCCCGGCGGCCAGCAGCACGCTGCTGGAAGACATGCTGACCGATTTCGAGGCCCCGGACGGCGATGCGTTCTACTGGATCGCCACCGAATCGCGCCGCGCACGGATGATGCGCAAGTTCATCGAAGGCCACCTGGGCGTGCCGCGCGACTGGATCCGCTCGACCGGTTACTGGAAGGCGCACCCGGACGAACAGGACGGCGATTGA
- a CDS encoding YceI family protein — translation MSATRKLLLPLALTLAIAACSKPADTAAPAADAAAPAATEQAATTPAADAAAAPAAAAITIASGTYKLDPTHTDVLAQWSHFGFSNPSAHFGNAEGTLVYDATDVTKSTVEVKLPLSGLNSFTAKFDEHLKSADFFDAAKFPAASFKSTKVESAGTNKLTVTGDLTIKDITKPVTLDVTVNGGGEHPMAKVPAAGFDATTTIKRSDFGVGAYAPNVSDEVKIRITTEATGEKPAA, via the coding sequence ATGAGCGCCACCCGTAAACTGCTGCTGCCGCTGGCCCTGACCCTGGCCATCGCCGCCTGCTCCAAGCCGGCCGACACCGCTGCCCCGGCGGCTGATGCTGCTGCCCCGGCCGCCACCGAGCAGGCTGCCACCACCCCGGCCGCCGACGCCGCTGCTGCCCCGGCTGCTGCCGCGATCACCATCGCCTCGGGCACCTACAAGCTCGACCCGACCCACACCGACGTGCTGGCGCAGTGGAGCCACTTCGGCTTCTCCAACCCGAGCGCGCACTTCGGCAATGCCGAAGGCACCCTGGTGTACGACGCCACCGACGTCACCAAGTCCACCGTGGAAGTGAAGCTGCCGCTGAGCGGCCTGAACAGCTTCACCGCCAAGTTCGACGAGCACCTGAAGAGCGCCGACTTCTTCGACGCTGCCAAGTTCCCGGCCGCCAGCTTCAAGAGCACCAAGGTCGAATCGGCCGGCACCAACAAGCTGACCGTCACCGGCGATCTGACCATCAAGGACATCACCAAGCCGGTGACCCTGGATGTGACCGTCAACGGCGGCGGCGAGCACCCGATGGCCAAGGTTCCGGCCGCCGGCTTCGATGCCACCACCACGATCAAGCGCAGCGATTTCGGCGTCGGCGCCTACGCCCCGAACGTCAGCGATGAAGTGAAGATCCGCATCACCACCGAAGCCACCGGCGAGAAGCCGGCTGCTTGA
- a CDS encoding HNH endonuclease, translating to MELPFEVGALYNRQKQIHGVFGGQQQGGISTPKEHPLVIAFTGEAGVSHGYHDFWDDDEVFHYFGEGQIGDMKYVAGNRAIGEHVKDGKTLVVFQMMGKGRPYRYLGRFMCQSSYVQPGTPDREGQLRSAIVFRLRSLEASLGLAASETDQAEIDAAIDDVGATSTRRETEVRTKQRLFRERLIGVEKGCRLTGIEDLRFLRASHIKPWADSTHSERVDGENGLLLAPHADLLFDRGWISFSASGRLLVSSSLPSDVQVRFGLKFDTSIRYGIFSRKQLSFLEFHRDVVFDRRMEISRPFHSSNA from the coding sequence ATGGAACTCCCATTCGAGGTGGGCGCACTCTACAACCGTCAAAAGCAGATCCATGGCGTATTTGGCGGGCAACAGCAAGGCGGCATTTCGACACCCAAGGAGCATCCGCTAGTCATCGCGTTCACTGGCGAGGCGGGCGTGTCTCACGGCTACCATGATTTCTGGGACGACGACGAAGTCTTTCACTACTTCGGCGAGGGTCAAATCGGAGACATGAAGTATGTGGCGGGCAACCGAGCGATTGGCGAGCACGTCAAGGATGGCAAGACGCTCGTAGTGTTTCAGATGATGGGCAAGGGGCGGCCCTACCGGTACCTAGGTAGGTTCATGTGCCAGTCCTCCTATGTTCAACCTGGCACGCCAGATCGAGAAGGGCAGCTAAGATCTGCCATCGTGTTCCGCTTGAGATCGCTGGAAGCCTCGCTGGGGCTCGCCGCAAGTGAGACGGACCAAGCTGAGATCGATGCCGCTATCGATGACGTTGGCGCGACCAGCACAAGACGCGAAACCGAAGTGCGAACGAAGCAACGTCTGTTTCGCGAGCGCCTGATTGGCGTTGAGAAGGGCTGCCGACTGACCGGCATTGAGGACCTGAGATTCCTCCGCGCGAGCCATATCAAGCCATGGGCTGATAGCACTCATAGTGAGCGTGTTGATGGGGAGAACGGTCTTCTTCTGGCTCCGCATGCCGATCTGCTCTTTGATCGCGGATGGATTAGCTTTTCGGCGAGCGGTCGCCTACTAGTTTCGAGCAGCCTACCATCTGACGTCCAAGTTCGGTTCGGCCTGAAGTTTGATACATCAATTCGATACGGGATCTTTTCTCGGAAGCAGCTTAGCTTCTTGGAATTTCACCGAGACGTCGTTTTTGATAGAAGAATGGAGATTTCGAGGCCCTTCCATTCTTCTAATGCATAG
- a CDS encoding ATP-dependent nuclease has product MKYISFSIENFRGIKKLSIELPDIPKILTLVGLNESGKTTILEALNHFTYNTESLAPLDIKGYGIKDPNSLIPVSKKSNFNGSIVIRAMVAMDAADVAATNKHLASTGIKETSLTPQRFEIRQELKFADSVFSAASNTWNLQFQTRSGKSRVLKRAKAEEWKLAVAFLKERMPSLIYFPTFSLDFPEKIYLENAPSDEKKHQFYVKVIQDVLDSVGNGATVENHISRRLLSDKEHDRVPLDGTLLAISRAVSHSVFSAWDRVFNKPSVLKRVSVIGGVEENSKGLAPYLQFRIEDSDGFFLLSERSVGFRWFFSFLLLTQFRAYRQNSQKNSIFLFDEPASNLHPVAQTRLLECLPMLLDAGSVIYTTHSHHLINPDWLGYAYVVKNKGVGASIDPIQDHSETDISATPYSKFVHDHPDQSFFFKPVLDVLEYTPRLLDDVGPAIFLEGKSDFYAMRLALMRGSRKISLMPGSGAGTLDTLIRLYSGWGRQFSILLDSDAEGRLQKKRYEDIFGPLVKGRIFTYEDLNPELVKATIESLLDDQDKNDILNQFLPGVQKANKKALLNAMQQACASSSGFSFTDATQVRLLSVLDKLEQAAISA; this is encoded by the coding sequence ATGAAATACATAAGCTTCTCAATTGAGAATTTTCGAGGCATCAAGAAACTTTCAATAGAGCTTCCCGATATTCCAAAGATACTAACTTTGGTTGGTCTCAATGAGAGTGGAAAGACAACAATATTAGAGGCGCTTAATCATTTTACATACAATACGGAATCACTTGCCCCGCTTGACATAAAGGGGTACGGCATTAAGGATCCCAACAGCCTCATTCCTGTATCAAAGAAATCAAACTTCAATGGTTCTATTGTAATAAGGGCAATGGTGGCGATGGACGCGGCCGATGTCGCGGCCACGAACAAGCACCTCGCCAGCACTGGAATCAAGGAGACGAGTCTCACGCCCCAGAGGTTTGAAATTAGACAGGAACTGAAGTTCGCGGATTCCGTTTTCTCTGCTGCAAGTAATACATGGAACCTGCAATTTCAAACGAGAAGTGGTAAGTCTCGCGTGTTAAAGAGGGCGAAGGCGGAAGAATGGAAGTTGGCAGTTGCTTTTCTCAAGGAGCGAATGCCGTCTCTGATATACTTTCCGACGTTCAGTCTTGATTTTCCAGAAAAAATTTATCTGGAGAATGCTCCATCCGATGAAAAAAAGCATCAGTTCTACGTAAAGGTAATTCAAGACGTGCTTGATTCAGTTGGAAATGGAGCAACGGTTGAGAATCACATATCGAGGCGCCTTCTCAGCGATAAAGAGCATGATCGCGTGCCGCTAGATGGCACTCTGTTAGCCATCAGTCGAGCAGTTTCACATTCAGTCTTCTCAGCCTGGGATCGTGTATTTAACAAGCCCTCAGTGTTGAAGAGGGTGAGTGTTATCGGAGGAGTCGAAGAGAATTCAAAGGGTCTAGCTCCCTATCTACAGTTCCGGATAGAGGACTCTGATGGCTTCTTTCTTCTATCGGAACGCTCTGTTGGTTTTAGGTGGTTCTTTTCATTTCTGCTTCTCACTCAGTTCCGTGCATATAGACAGAATTCTCAAAAGAACTCCATATTTCTTTTTGACGAACCAGCCTCGAACCTGCATCCAGTAGCCCAAACTCGTTTGCTTGAGTGTCTTCCTATGCTGCTGGATGCGGGTAGCGTTATATATACAACGCACAGTCACCATCTGATAAACCCAGATTGGCTAGGGTATGCGTACGTGGTGAAAAATAAGGGTGTAGGTGCCAGTATTGATCCAATTCAGGACCATTCAGAGACCGACATTTCTGCGACGCCATACTCGAAATTCGTCCATGATCATCCTGATCAAAGTTTCTTCTTTAAACCAGTCCTGGATGTTCTGGAATACACGCCGCGGCTGCTAGATGACGTAGGCCCAGCGATTTTCCTTGAGGGTAAATCTGACTTCTACGCTATGCGACTTGCTCTGATGAGAGGTTCGAGAAAGATCTCTCTGATGCCGGGATCTGGTGCTGGGACTCTGGATACCCTCATAAGGCTGTATTCGGGATGGGGGCGTCAATTCTCCATACTGCTGGACTCAGATGCTGAGGGGCGGCTACAAAAGAAGCGATATGAAGATATATTTGGTCCGCTCGTAAAAGGACGAATATTCACATACGAGGATCTAAATCCTGAATTGGTGAAGGCTACCATTGAAAGCCTGCTTGATGATCAGGATAAAAATGATATATTGAACCAGTTTCTTCCAGGTGTACAAAAGGCTAATAAGAAGGCATTGCTCAACGCCATGCAACAGGCATGTGCTTCAAGTTCTGGATTCTCATTCACGGACGCGACACAAGTCAGGTTGCTCTCTGTCCTGGATAAGCTCGAGCAGGCGGCAATTTCTGCATGA
- the aceE gene encoding pyruvate dehydrogenase (acetyl-transferring), homodimeric type has protein sequence MNWLNEVLNNDPNPVETQEWIESLKAVIDVEGPERAHQLLEGMVELTRRSGAYLPFSPTTEYVNTIEPQLEAKSPGNAELEWRIRSIIRWNAMATVVRANRKPGDLGGHIASFASGATLYDVGFNHFWRAPSENHPGDLLFIQGHSAPGIYARSFLEGRINEEQLDKFRMEVDGGGLSSYPHPWLMPEYWQTPTVSMGLGPLAAIYQAQFMRYLENRGLIEKSDRKVWCFIGDGESDEPETLGAIALAGREGLDNLIFVVNCNLQRLDGPVRGNGKIIQELEGVFRGGGWNVIKLLWGGYWDALLAKDTNGVLKKLMMETVDGEYQNCKAFGGAYTREHFFGKYPETAAMVAGLSDDDIWRLNRGGHDPHKVYAAYHQAVNTKGMPTVILAKTVKGYGMGSAGEALNPTHQTKKLDDEAVRHFRDRFNIPVTDAQLADGQVPFYHPGPDSPEVQYLQERRASLGGYLPQRRRKAEKSFNAPKLESYERLLKSSGERSYSTTMAFVQSLNITLRDKELGPHIVPIVADEARTFGMEGLFRQIGIYAPFGQKYKPVDADQLMFYREDQSGQVLQQGISEPGAISSWMAAGTSYSVSNVPMLPFYIYYSMFGFQRVGDIAWQAADMRTRGFLLGGTAGRTTLNGEGLQHEDGFSHLVAGGIPNVRSYDPTFGFEVTVILQHGTKAMMEDQIDEYYYVTLMNENYTHPEMPEGAAEGIVKGMYLLTDAGKPKKGELRVQLLGSGTILREAIAAAELLDKDFGVTADIWSCPSFNELRRDGFDVERANRLHPEGEQRKAYVTELLEGRQGPAIAATDYVRAYADQIRAFVPMSYTVLGTDGFGRSDTRANLRRFFEVDRYYIAHAAIAALAKDGKMTAKDVARAIKQYKIDPEKANPVGV, from the coding sequence ATGAACTGGTTGAACGAGGTGCTGAACAACGACCCGAATCCTGTGGAAACTCAGGAGTGGATCGAGTCGTTGAAGGCCGTTATTGATGTCGAGGGCCCCGAGCGCGCGCATCAGCTGCTGGAAGGCATGGTGGAACTGACCCGTCGTTCGGGTGCCTATCTGCCGTTCTCTCCCACTACCGAATACGTCAACACCATCGAGCCGCAGCTGGAGGCGAAGAGCCCGGGCAACGCCGAACTGGAATGGCGCATCCGTTCGATCATCCGCTGGAACGCGATGGCCACCGTGGTGCGCGCCAACCGCAAGCCGGGTGACCTGGGCGGCCACATCGCTTCGTTCGCCTCCGGCGCAACGCTGTACGACGTGGGCTTCAACCACTTCTGGCGCGCCCCGAGCGAGAACCACCCAGGCGACCTGCTGTTCATCCAGGGCCACAGCGCCCCGGGCATCTATGCGCGTTCCTTCCTGGAAGGCCGCATCAACGAAGAGCAGCTGGACAAGTTCCGCATGGAAGTGGACGGCGGCGGTCTGTCGTCGTACCCGCATCCGTGGCTGATGCCGGAATACTGGCAGACCCCGACCGTGTCGATGGGCCTGGGCCCGCTGGCCGCCATCTACCAGGCGCAGTTCATGCGCTACCTGGAAAACCGAGGCCTGATCGAGAAGTCCGACCGCAAGGTGTGGTGCTTCATCGGCGACGGCGAGAGCGACGAGCCGGAAACCCTGGGTGCCATCGCGCTGGCCGGCCGTGAAGGCCTGGACAACCTGATCTTCGTGGTGAACTGCAACCTGCAGCGCTTGGATGGCCCGGTGCGCGGCAACGGCAAGATCATCCAGGAACTGGAAGGCGTGTTCCGTGGCGGCGGCTGGAATGTCATCAAGCTGCTGTGGGGCGGTTACTGGGATGCCCTGCTGGCCAAGGACACCAATGGCGTCCTGAAGAAGCTGATGATGGAAACCGTCGACGGCGAATACCAGAACTGCAAGGCCTTCGGCGGCGCGTATACCCGCGAGCATTTCTTCGGCAAGTACCCGGAAACCGCTGCGATGGTTGCCGGCCTGAGCGACGACGACATCTGGCGCCTGAACCGTGGTGGCCACGACCCGCACAAGGTGTACGCCGCCTACCACCAGGCCGTGAACACCAAGGGCATGCCGACCGTGATCCTGGCCAAGACGGTCAAGGGTTACGGCATGGGCAGCGCCGGTGAGGCACTGAACCCGACCCACCAGACCAAGAAGCTGGACGACGAAGCGGTGCGCCACTTCCGCGACCGCTTCAACATTCCGGTGACCGACGCGCAGCTGGCCGATGGCCAGGTGCCGTTCTACCACCCGGGCCCGGATTCGCCGGAAGTGCAGTACCTGCAGGAACGCCGTGCGTCGCTGGGTGGTTACCTGCCGCAGCGCCGCCGCAAGGCCGAAAAGAGCTTCAACGCACCGAAGCTGGAAAGCTACGAGCGCCTGCTGAAGAGCAGCGGCGAGCGCAGCTACTCCACCACCATGGCCTTCGTGCAGAGCCTGAACATCACCCTGCGTGACAAGGAACTGGGCCCGCACATCGTGCCGATCGTGGCCGACGAAGCCCGTACCTTCGGCATGGAAGGCCTGTTCCGCCAGATCGGCATCTACGCGCCGTTCGGCCAGAAGTACAAGCCGGTCGACGCCGACCAGCTGATGTTCTACCGCGAAGACCAGAGCGGCCAGGTGCTGCAGCAGGGCATCAGCGAGCCGGGTGCGATCAGCTCGTGGATGGCCGCCGGTACCAGCTACTCGGTCAGCAACGTGCCGATGCTGCCGTTCTACATCTACTACTCGATGTTCGGCTTCCAGCGCGTGGGCGACATCGCCTGGCAGGCTGCCGACATGCGTACCCGCGGCTTCCTGCTGGGTGGTACGGCCGGCCGCACCACGCTGAACGGTGAAGGCCTGCAGCACGAAGATGGCTTCAGCCATCTGGTGGCCGGTGGCATTCCGAACGTGCGCAGCTACGACCCGACCTTCGGCTTCGAAGTGACGGTGATCCTGCAGCACGGCACCAAGGCGATGATGGAAGATCAGATTGACGAGTACTACTACGTCACCCTGATGAACGAGAACTACACCCACCCGGAAATGCCGGAAGGCGCGGCCGAAGGCATCGTCAAGGGCATGTACCTGCTGACCGACGCCGGCAAGCCGAAGAAGGGCGAGCTGCGCGTGCAGCTGCTGGGTTCGGGCACCATCCTGCGCGAAGCGATTGCCGCGGCCGAGCTGCTGGACAAGGACTTCGGCGTGACCGCCGACATCTGGAGCTGCCCGAGCTTCAACGAACTGCGTCGCGATGGTTTCGACGTGGAACGTGCCAACCGCCTGCATCCGGAAGGTGAGCAGCGCAAGGCCTACGTGACCGAACTGCTGGAAGGCCGCCAGGGGCCGGCGATTGCCGCCACCGACTATGTGCGTGCGTATGCGGACCAGATCCGTGCGTTCGTGCCGATGTCTTATACGGTGCTGGGTACCGATGGGTTTGGTCGCTCGGATACGCGTGCGAACCTGCGCCGGTTCTTTGAGGTTGACCGGTACTACATCGCGCATGCCGCGATTGCGGCGCTGGCGAAGGACGGGAAGATGACCGCGAAGGATGTGGCCCGGGCGATCAAGCAGTACAAGATTGATCCGGAGAAGGCTAACCCTGTTGGGGTTTGA
- a CDS encoding mitochondrial fission ELM1 family protein, with protein sequence MVKRSSTPWTVTDGRAGNVRQAVALATALRLGSHRPLVLQPRAPWRWLSPRRLPGDVNGYGEALASLAAEAPALAIGCGRQAAGALRVLRARGSQVVQILDPRIGSRHWDVVVVPEHDALRGSNVLTLVGSLNPVDDDWLALGRAAFASFSTLPGPRTALLVGGPTPLAPWDETAMVHVFQALAEQIRSEGGSLLATTSRRTPPALAEILRAKFADLPHVIWGDGGDGVNPYAGLLGWANRVVVSPDSVNLLSEASATRMPVMVALADTAQGRLARFQQQLRERGRLQPRWLDWQYDRIEPLRETARIAAEVKARLALG encoded by the coding sequence ATGGTGAAACGATCGAGCACGCCATGGACGGTCACCGATGGCCGTGCCGGTAATGTCCGCCAGGCGGTCGCGCTGGCGACGGCGCTGCGCCTGGGCAGCCACCGTCCCCTGGTACTGCAACCCCGCGCCCCTTGGCGCTGGCTGTCGCCGCGGCGCTTGCCTGGTGATGTGAATGGCTACGGCGAGGCGCTCGCGTCCCTCGCTGCCGAGGCGCCTGCGCTGGCGATCGGCTGTGGCCGCCAGGCCGCCGGAGCGCTGCGCGTGCTGCGTGCGCGCGGCAGCCAGGTGGTGCAGATCCTCGACCCGCGTATCGGTTCCCGCCACTGGGACGTGGTGGTGGTGCCCGAGCATGACGCCCTGCGCGGCAGCAACGTGCTGACCCTGGTCGGCAGCCTGAACCCGGTGGACGATGATTGGCTGGCCTTGGGCCGCGCCGCGTTCGCCAGCTTCAGCACCCTGCCCGGCCCGCGCACCGCGCTGCTGGTGGGCGGCCCGACGCCGCTGGCACCCTGGGATGAGACGGCGATGGTGCACGTGTTCCAGGCGCTGGCCGAACAGATCCGCAGCGAGGGTGGCAGCCTGCTGGCGACCACTTCGCGGCGCACGCCGCCGGCGCTGGCCGAGATCCTGCGCGCGAAGTTCGCCGACCTGCCGCATGTGATCTGGGGTGATGGCGGCGATGGTGTGAACCCGTACGCCGGTCTGCTTGGCTGGGCCAACCGGGTGGTGGTGTCGCCCGATTCGGTGAACCTGCTGTCCGAGGCCAGCGCCACGCGCATGCCGGTGATGGTGGCCCTGGCAGATACGGCGCAGGGACGGTTGGCGCGCTTCCAGCAGCAGTTGCGCGAACGCGGGCGCTTGCAGCCGCGCTGGTTGGATTGGCAGTACGACCGCATCGAACCGCTGCGCGAGACCGCGCGGATTGCCGCCGAGGTCAAAGCGCGGCTGGCGTTGGGGTGA
- a CDS encoding TonB family protein → MPRLNTALALNLVLMLLGATPAIAVAADPQVSTEVLVERGDNPTFELQQAPAVVYSTAPATPPDTVLQVPMQVLLVAQLDELGHVSNVMVARSSGLREIDRAAFTAVDQWRFEPVVVESVARHARVRVRLTFVPTAATPPD, encoded by the coding sequence ATGCCCCGTTTGAACACCGCCCTGGCATTGAACCTCGTTCTGATGCTGCTGGGCGCTACACCTGCCATAGCCGTGGCGGCAGACCCACAGGTTTCCACCGAAGTGCTCGTAGAGCGCGGTGACAACCCCACCTTCGAGCTGCAACAGGCGCCTGCCGTTGTGTATTCAACGGCCCCTGCCACGCCGCCCGACACCGTGCTGCAGGTTCCCATGCAGGTGCTGCTGGTTGCTCAACTGGATGAGCTGGGCCACGTTTCCAACGTGATGGTGGCGCGGTCCAGCGGACTGCGGGAAATCGATCGTGCAGCCTTTACCGCAGTGGACCAGTGGCGCTTCGAACCGGTCGTGGTTGAGAGCGTCGCGCGGCATGCGCGGGTTCGGGTGCGTTTGACCTTTGTGCCCACGGCCGCGACGCCGCCCGACTGA